In Schistocerca serialis cubense isolate TAMUIC-IGC-003099 chromosome 3, iqSchSeri2.2, whole genome shotgun sequence, the following proteins share a genomic window:
- the LOC126470833 gene encoding uncharacterized protein LOC126470833 — translation MTPYVILAYEAFALHENVMKPYTGVYAKGTKERTFNYRLSRARRVIENCFGILTSVFRVMRKPMLLDPEKASVIALTTIYLHNYLRQSKKSSSLYAPDGTVDRWYFSGRNMETGSTTNVIMQFKGSAKKKFVKCPSYSQRDSRLFYQKWTYTLAR, via the coding sequence ATGACACCATATGTTATATTGGCCTACGAAGCATTTGCTTTGCATGAGAATGTGATGAAACCATACACAGGCGTCTATGCGAAAGGTACAAAAGAGAGAACATTCAACTATCGACTTTCAAGAGCCCGTCGGGTTATCGAAAATTGTTTTGGAATCCTGACATCCGTTTTTAGGGTCATGAGGAAACCAATGCTTCTGGACCCAGAAAAAGCCAGTGTTATTGCACTGACAACTATTTACTTGCATAATTATTTGAGACAGAGCAAGAAATCTTCCAGTTTGTATGCTCCAGACGGCACAGTGGACAGATGGTACTTTAGTGGAAGGAACATGGAGACGGGAAGCACAACCAATGTCATTATGCAATTTAAAGGCAGTGCCAAGAAAAAGTTTGTCAAATGCCCGAGCTATTCGCAAAGAGATAGCCGACTATTTTATCAAAAATGGACGTATACCTTGGCAAGATGA